The following proteins are encoded in a genomic region of Limanda limanda chromosome 22, fLimLim1.1, whole genome shotgun sequence:
- the cited1 gene encoding cbp/p300-interacting transactivator 1 has translation MTSLLFPGHAHAAMKDLSSSSSPLTTLLHYPSSKTSAAPFSPSAGPASSPGSTLSSSAPLSKPPPFCLQTGPHLIASMQLQKLNSHYQNLTGASAGHPAPGGAPRGFGPSPLGSGNQLLGPTGGLGGGGMGVGITMATQSAGAGGLIDFDPVDEEVLMSLVVELGLDRANELPELWLGQNEFDFMSDVPAGC, from the coding sequence ATGACCTCACTGCTGTTCCCTGGCCACGCCCACGCTGCGATGAAggacctctcctcctcctcctctcctctcaccaccCTGCTCCACTACCCGTCCTCCAAAACCTCCGCCGCGCCCTTCTCGCCATCCGCCGGCCCCGCCTCCTCGCCGGGCTCCACGCTGTCGTCGTCGGCGCCGCTCTCCAAACCTCCGCCCTTCTGCCTGCAGACGGGTCCGCACCTCATCGCCAGCATGCAGCTGCAGAAGCTCAACTCGCACTACCAGAACCTCACCGGGGCTTCTGCTGGTCACCCGGCGCCCGGCGGAGCTCCGAGGGGCTTCGGACCCTCGCCCCTGGGCTCCGGGAACCAGCTCCTGGGCCCGACTGGAGGCCTGGGCGGGGGCGGGATGGGGGTCGGGATCACCATGGCCACCCAGAGCGCCGGCGCAGGTGGACTTATCGACTTTGACCCGGTGGACGAGGAGGTCCTCATGTCCCTGGTGGTGGAGCTGGGCCTGGACCGGGCCAACGAGCTGCCCGAGCTCTGGCTGGGACAGAACGAGTTTGACTTCATGTCCGATGTGCCGGCCGGGTGCTGA
- the rps4x gene encoding small ribosomal subunit protein eS4: MARGPKKHLKRVAAPKHWMLDKLTGVFAPRPSTGPHKLRECLPLIIFLRNRLKYALTGDEVKKICMQRFIKIDGKVRTDITYPAGFMDVISIEKTGEHFRLIYDVKGRFTVHRITAEEAKYKLCKVKKLMVGTKGIPHLVTHDARTIRYPDPLIKVNDTVKIDLESGKITEFIKFDTANLCMVTGGANLGRIGMITNRERHPGSFDVVHVKDSTGNNFATRLSNIFVIGKGNKPWVSVPRGKGIRLTIAEERDKRMAAKQGSS; the protein is encoded by the exons ATG GCACGAGGACCGAAGAAGCACCTGAAGCGCGTCGCGGCGCCCAAGCACTGGATGCTGGACAAGCTCACCGGAGTGTTc GCTCCGCGTCCGTCCACCGGTCCCCACAAGCTGAGGGAGTGCCTGCCCCTCATCATCTTCCTGAGGAACCGTCTGAAGTACGCCCTGACCGGGGACGAGGTGAAGAAGATCTGCATGCAGAGGTTCATCAAGATCGACGGCAAGGTCCGCACCGACATCACCTACCCGGCTGGATTCATGG ATGTGATCAGCATCGAGAAGACCGGTGAGCACTTCCGTCTGATCTACGATGTGAAGGGACGTTTCACCGTCCACCGCATCACCGCCGAGGAGGCCAAG tacaAGCTGTGCAAGGTGAAGAAGCTCATGGTTGGAACCAAGGGAATCCCCCACCTGGTGACCCACGATGCCCGCACCATCCGCTACCCGGACCCCCTCATCAAGGTCAACGACACCGTCAAGATCGACCTGGAGTCCGGCAAGATCACAGAGTTCATCAAGTTTGACACTG CTAACCTGTGCATGGTGACCGGTGGCGCCAATTTGGGGCGTATCGGTATGATCACCAACCGGGAGCGTCACCCCGGCTCCTTCGACGTGGTGCACGTCAAGGACAGCACGGGCAACAACTTCGCCACCAGGCTCTCCAACATCTTCGTCATTGGCAAG GGCAACAAGCCGTGGGTGTCCGTGCCCAGAGGAAAGGGAATCCGTCTGACCATCGCCGAGGAGCGAGACAAGAGGATGGCCGCCAAGCAGGGCAGCAGCTAA